In Mycolicibacterium mucogenicum DSM 44124, the following are encoded in one genomic region:
- a CDS encoding SDR family NAD(P)-dependent oxidoreductase: MAHARQQTYSLDHKVVFLTGAGGGLGAATAALLTQRGAQVALVDIDRSAAERTARTLPPGQVLTVDCDVTAIDSVHAAVRKAEDRFGPIDVAIANAGLMGRGGTFRTLTTDEVDRVLSVNVSGVLNTVSATIDSVIHNRGQIALVSSVFAYLNGAGAMPYAMSKAAVEQAGRALAVELASHGATAMTAYFSLIETGMIQHGIDEDPHVQALMSAMPKFILKRIQPTTAAAVIVNGLEQRRRTVSAPARWRPVSALRGVLGPLVDARLARDVGVQRALSELDTRHGG, encoded by the coding sequence ATGGCTCACGCGCGTCAGCAGACCTACTCGCTGGACCACAAGGTCGTGTTCCTCACCGGTGCGGGAGGCGGGCTCGGTGCGGCGACGGCGGCGTTGCTGACTCAGCGCGGCGCACAGGTTGCCCTTGTCGACATAGACCGGAGTGCCGCAGAACGAACGGCTCGAACGCTGCCGCCGGGGCAGGTCCTGACCGTGGACTGTGACGTCACGGCGATCGACTCCGTCCATGCCGCAGTCCGCAAAGCCGAGGACCGATTCGGGCCCATCGACGTAGCCATCGCCAACGCGGGCCTGATGGGGCGCGGGGGAACATTCCGTACCCTGACGACCGACGAGGTCGACCGTGTGCTGTCGGTCAATGTGTCCGGCGTCCTGAACACGGTGTCGGCGACGATTGACTCAGTCATTCACAATCGTGGCCAGATCGCCTTGGTGAGTTCGGTTTTCGCCTACCTCAATGGTGCAGGAGCAATGCCGTATGCGATGAGCAAGGCGGCGGTCGAGCAAGCCGGTCGCGCGCTCGCCGTTGAACTGGCCAGCCACGGCGCGACGGCCATGACCGCATATTTTTCGCTCATCGAGACCGGCATGATCCAGCACGGCATCGACGAAGACCCGCACGTGCAAGCTTTGATGTCGGCGATGCCGAAGTTCATTCTCAAACGCATCCAGCCGACCACGGCGGCAGCAGTCATTGTCAACGGCCTCGAACAGCGCCGACGCACCGTATCCGCGCCAGCGCGCTGGCGCCCGGTCTCGGCATTGCGCGGTGTCCTCGGCCCCCTGGTCGATGCCCGACTGGCACGAGACGTCGGCGTGCAACGCGCATTGTCTGAACTCGATACCAGGCATGGGGGTTGA
- a CDS encoding alpha/beta fold hydrolase has product MSSISDIITSYAKAPSRTVTAGGTTYAYRERGPKGGIPVVFFVHLAATLDNWDPRIIDPIAKTRHVIAFDNKGVGASSGKVPGTIEEAADDAYTFITALGFKKIDVFSFSMGGMIAQDLVLKHPELVRRLVLTGTGPRGGKDMDKVAGVTYWDMLRATLTRSDPKEFLFFNRDAVGKRAGKQFVNRLKERTTDRDKDITIGALQTQLKAIKAYGRSRPSDLSTITQPTLIANGDHDRMVPTVLSEDLHRRIAGSELIIYPNSGHGGIFQYHEQFAPIAASFLAGDGQ; this is encoded by the coding sequence ATGAGCAGTATCAGTGACATCATCACCTCCTACGCCAAGGCGCCGTCGCGCACTGTAACCGCCGGGGGCACCACCTATGCCTACCGCGAACGCGGTCCCAAAGGCGGCATCCCGGTGGTCTTCTTCGTGCACCTGGCCGCGACCCTGGACAATTGGGATCCACGAATCATCGACCCGATCGCCAAGACCCGCCACGTGATCGCCTTCGACAACAAGGGCGTGGGAGCGTCCAGCGGCAAAGTGCCGGGCACCATCGAAGAAGCTGCCGACGATGCGTACACCTTCATCACGGCGTTGGGGTTCAAGAAGATTGATGTGTTCTCGTTCTCGATGGGTGGCATGATCGCTCAGGATTTGGTGCTCAAGCATCCTGAACTGGTGCGTAGGCTGGTGCTGACCGGGACCGGGCCGCGCGGCGGCAAGGACATGGACAAGGTGGCGGGCGTCACTTACTGGGACATGCTGCGGGCCACGCTGACTCGTTCTGATCCCAAGGAGTTCTTGTTCTTCAACCGCGACGCCGTGGGCAAGCGTGCCGGCAAGCAGTTCGTCAACCGACTCAAGGAACGGACCACCGACCGCGACAAGGACATCACGATCGGTGCGCTCCAGACCCAGCTCAAAGCGATCAAGGCCTACGGCCGTTCCAGGCCGTCGGACCTGTCAACGATCACTCAGCCGACGTTGATCGCCAACGGTGACCACGACCGCATGGTGCCAACGGTGCTATCTGAGGACCTACACCGGCGCATCGCGGGATCGGAACTGATCATCTATCCCAACTCCGGGCACGGTGGCATCTTCCAGTACCACGAGCAGTTCGCGCCGATCGCCGCGTCATTCCTCGCCGGCGACGGCCAGTAG
- a CDS encoding alpha/beta fold hydrolase encodes MLSWKDAPTKTIDVNGVPFAYRELGVESDVPVVFLHHFTAVLDDWDPRVIDGIAAHHRVVAFDNRGVGATGSVVPDNIDEMADDAIAFIRALGFTKVDLIGFSLGGAVAQVVALKAPDLVRRMILAGTGPRGGGGIDAMRKIVAVAYAKALLTRKDPREYLFFPRTAEGKRAASDYFARLQERTFDRDKKVSMQARLAQLKAIVNGGKATPDDLSRITVPVLVANGDDDLMVASSLSADMARRIPNAELKIYPRSGHGGIFQHHTTFVPDALGFLAD; translated from the coding sequence ATGCTCAGCTGGAAAGACGCACCCACCAAGACAATCGACGTCAACGGAGTGCCGTTCGCATACCGGGAGCTCGGCGTCGAATCCGACGTGCCCGTGGTGTTCTTGCATCACTTCACCGCCGTGCTCGACGACTGGGATCCGAGAGTGATCGACGGCATCGCGGCGCACCACCGTGTCGTCGCGTTCGACAACCGAGGCGTTGGGGCGACCGGATCGGTAGTACCGGACAACATCGACGAGATGGCCGACGACGCGATCGCGTTCATCCGCGCGCTCGGCTTCACCAAGGTGGATCTGATCGGGTTCTCCCTCGGCGGGGCCGTTGCGCAGGTGGTGGCGCTCAAAGCGCCCGACCTGGTTCGGCGAATGATCTTGGCGGGCACCGGACCTCGCGGTGGCGGCGGAATCGACGCGATGCGCAAGATCGTCGCCGTCGCCTACGCCAAGGCCCTCCTGACGCGGAAAGACCCCCGCGAGTACCTGTTCTTTCCCCGCACTGCGGAAGGTAAACGCGCCGCCTCCGACTACTTCGCCCGCCTACAGGAGCGAACCTTCGATCGGGACAAGAAGGTCTCGATGCAAGCGCGGCTCGCGCAGCTCAAAGCGATCGTCAACGGCGGCAAGGCCACACCCGACGACCTGTCGCGGATCACGGTTCCCGTCCTGGTCGCCAACGGCGATGACGACCTCATGGTGGCAAGCAGCTTGTCGGCGGACATGGCGCGGCGAATTCCCAACGCGGAGTTGAAGATTTACCCACGCTCGGGGCACGGCGGGATCTTCCAGCATCACACCACCTTCGTTCCCGACGCTCTCGGGTTCCTCGCTGACTGA
- a CDS encoding NADH:flavin oxidoreductase/NADH oxidase family protein, producing the protein MNALHQPLRLPNGLVLPNRIMKAAMSEALADGRHAPDDRLVRLYDRWSRGGYGLLITGNVMVDRTQLGEPGNVVIEDDRDLAALSRWVKSTHDAGVPIWAQLNHPGRQSNPLAIGHTPVAPSAVPLSLPGSPTPRALTGAEIEGIIERFVTAASVCEAAGFDGVQIHGAHGYLVTQFLSPLTNLRDDEWGGDSERRMRFLLEVVRGIRARVSPAFAVSVKLNSADFQRGGFTEDDSREVVSALAREDIDLIEISGGNYESPAMSGSAAASTRAREAYFLDYARTVRQAAGQVPLAVTGGFRSREAMAQAIESGDCDVVGLARPTVTMPDAAAAILSGQLDVLPTRELKYGMRSLVSRFVDVKALDGVLNISWSTDQLHRLGAGLEPDLNRGRLATTLAMLKRNGTASLRPKRGIR; encoded by the coding sequence ATGAACGCCCTGCATCAACCACTCCGGCTGCCCAACGGCCTGGTGCTGCCCAACCGGATCATGAAGGCCGCGATGAGCGAGGCCCTGGCTGATGGGCGCCACGCGCCCGATGACCGTTTGGTGCGGCTCTACGACCGGTGGAGCCGTGGCGGTTACGGGCTGCTCATCACCGGCAACGTGATGGTCGACCGCACCCAATTGGGGGAACCGGGGAACGTGGTGATCGAGGACGACCGGGATCTGGCGGCGCTGTCGCGATGGGTCAAGTCCACTCACGACGCGGGCGTACCGATCTGGGCGCAGCTCAACCATCCTGGGCGGCAATCCAATCCGCTGGCCATCGGCCATACTCCGGTTGCGCCTAGCGCCGTGCCCCTAAGTCTGCCGGGCTCGCCCACACCGCGCGCGCTGACCGGCGCGGAGATCGAAGGGATCATCGAGCGTTTCGTGACTGCGGCATCGGTGTGCGAAGCGGCGGGATTCGACGGCGTCCAGATCCACGGCGCGCACGGATATCTGGTCACCCAGTTCCTGTCGCCGCTGACGAATCTGCGTGATGACGAGTGGGGCGGCGACAGTGAGCGCCGGATGCGTTTCCTGCTCGAAGTGGTCCGCGGTATCCGGGCTCGCGTGTCGCCGGCATTCGCGGTGAGTGTGAAGCTCAACTCGGCTGACTTTCAACGGGGTGGGTTCACCGAAGACGACTCGCGTGAGGTGGTCAGTGCGCTGGCCCGAGAAGACATCGACCTGATCGAAATCAGCGGCGGGAACTATGAATCGCCGGCCATGTCGGGATCGGCAGCAGCGAGTACCCGAGCCCGCGAAGCCTACTTCCTCGACTACGCACGCACCGTTCGCCAAGCGGCCGGGCAGGTACCGCTGGCGGTCACCGGCGGTTTCCGGTCGCGGGAAGCCATGGCGCAGGCAATCGAATCGGGAGACTGTGACGTGGTGGGCCTGGCGCGTCCGACGGTGACCATGCCCGACGCCGCAGCGGCCATATTGTCCGGCCAGCTCGACGTGCTTCCGACCCGCGAACTCAAGTACGGAATGCGAAGCCTGGTCAGCCGATTCGTCGATGTCAAAGCGCTTGACGGCGTGCTCAACATCAGCTGGAGCACCGATCAGCTCCACCGCCTCGGAGCTGGGCTCGAGCCCGACTTGAACCGTGGTCGACTTGCCACCACCCTCGCGATGCTCAAGCGCAACGGAACCGCGTCGCTGCGCCCCAAACGCGGCATCCGATAA
- a CDS encoding TetR/AcrR family transcriptional regulator, whose amino-acid sequence MTQAEVSSMARYGAEHKTETRRRIIAAASRRLKQDGIDGSGIAAVMSDANLTNGAFYAHFESKNDLVANVIADQLEGQRAAVSALGADRDSLEGYIRTYLSTEHRDNQPDGCPTAPLLSEIGRCDDVVRDAYSAGAQSIVQEIAAHLPAAWSEANRMQTAWGLFSILVTSLQLARAITDPEVSTQVLDAGINNALRILDSPE is encoded by the coding sequence GTGACACAAGCGGAGGTGAGTTCCATGGCCAGGTATGGAGCGGAACACAAGACTGAGACGCGTCGGCGCATCATCGCGGCAGCCAGCCGGCGCCTCAAGCAAGACGGTATCGACGGCTCAGGGATCGCCGCGGTGATGTCCGACGCCAACCTCACCAACGGCGCGTTCTACGCACACTTCGAATCCAAGAACGATCTCGTCGCGAACGTCATCGCCGATCAACTCGAAGGGCAGCGTGCCGCCGTCAGCGCCCTAGGGGCTGATCGCGATTCACTGGAAGGCTATATCCGCACCTATCTGTCCACCGAACACCGGGACAACCAACCCGACGGCTGCCCGACGGCACCGTTGCTGAGTGAAATCGGACGTTGCGATGACGTCGTCAGGGACGCCTATTCCGCTGGGGCACAGTCGATCGTCCAAGAAATTGCCGCGCACCTCCCAGCCGCGTGGTCGGAAGCGAATCGGATGCAGACAGCGTGGGGACTCTTCAGCATTCTGGTCACGTCGCTGCAACTCGCCCGAGCGATCACCGACCCCGAAGTCTCCACCCAGGTGCTCGACGCCGGGATCAACAACGCACTTCGGATACTCGACAGTCCAGAGTGA
- a CDS encoding IS630 family transposase — protein sequence MGTRGRPVVELVLTDDERETLQRWARRSKSSQALAQRCRIVLGCAAGKSNKEVAADEGVWPQTVGKWRGRFLEARLEGLADEPRPGAPRKITDEAVEQLIVATLERQPKGATHWSRSSMAAETGLSKSTVGRIWKSFGLKPHQVDTFKISNDPQFVDKVRDVVGLYLDPPEKALVLCVDEKSQIQALDRSAPVLPMMPGMPERRTHDYVRHGITTLFAALDVATGEVYGSIHRRHRAIEFKKFLTKLDNTVPADLDVHLICDNYSTHKSPTVTKWLAAHPRFHMHFTPTYSSWLNQVERWFGLLTDQKLRRGVHRSIQALEKDIREWIADWNDNPRPFNWTKTADEIFERLGSYLQRIPGAGH from the coding sequence GTGGGAACCAGGGGTAGGCCGGTAGTCGAGTTGGTGTTGACCGACGACGAACGTGAGACGTTGCAGCGGTGGGCCCGTCGATCGAAGTCCTCGCAGGCGTTGGCCCAACGTTGTCGGATCGTGTTGGGTTGCGCGGCAGGGAAATCCAACAAGGAAGTCGCCGCTGATGAAGGTGTGTGGCCGCAAACGGTCGGCAAATGGCGTGGACGGTTCCTGGAGGCGCGACTGGAGGGTCTGGCCGATGAGCCGCGTCCTGGTGCGCCGCGCAAGATCACCGACGAGGCGGTCGAGCAGCTGATCGTGGCCACGTTGGAGCGTCAACCCAAAGGCGCCACGCACTGGTCGCGGTCTTCGATGGCGGCTGAGACCGGGTTGTCGAAGTCAACGGTCGGACGGATCTGGAAGTCGTTCGGCCTCAAGCCGCATCAGGTGGACACCTTCAAGATCAGCAACGACCCGCAGTTCGTCGACAAGGTCCGTGACGTCGTGGGGTTGTATCTGGACCCGCCGGAGAAGGCACTGGTGCTCTGCGTCGATGAAAAATCGCAGATCCAGGCCTTGGATCGCAGCGCGCCGGTCCTGCCGATGATGCCCGGCATGCCCGAGCGCCGCACCCATGACTACGTGCGGCACGGAATCACCACCTTGTTCGCCGCCCTGGATGTGGCCACCGGCGAGGTCTACGGCTCGATTCACCGCCGGCACCGCGCGATCGAGTTCAAGAAGTTCTTGACCAAGTTGGACAACACCGTGCCCGCTGACCTGGACGTCCATCTGATCTGCGACAACTACTCGACGCACAAATCGCCGACAGTAACCAAATGGCTTGCCGCCCATCCCCGATTCCACATGCACTTCACCCCGACCTACTCGTCGTGGCTCAACCAGGTCGAGCGGTGGTTCGGGTTACTCACCGACCAGAAACTGCGCCGCGGCGTTCACCGCTCAATTCAGGCCCTCGAGAAGGACATTCGCGAGTGGATCGCAGACTGGAACGACAACCCCCGCCCGTTCAACTGGACCAAGACCGCCGACGAGATCTTCGAACGACTCGGTTCATATCTTCAACGAATTCCCGGCGCAGGACACTAG
- the dnaB gene encoding replicative DNA helicase, which translates to MAVADDLGRSDMEEPPSEDFGRQPPQDMAAEQSVLGGMLLSKDAVADVLERLRPGDFYRPAHQNIYDAILDLYGRGEPADAVTVAAELDRRGLLKRIGGAPYLHTLISTVPTAANAGFYAGIVAEKATLRRLVEAGTRVVQYGYAGTEGADVADLVDRAQAEIYDVTQTRSSEDFTVLEELLQPTMDEIDAIASQGGISRGIPTGFTELDEITNGLHPGQMIIVAARPGVGKALALDTPLPTPGGWTTMGDVSVGDELIDANGRPTRVVAATPVMEERPCYEIDLSDGTTIVADASHQWPTGRGIVTTATLRPGADRLEPALTAGGLAVLTRPVTITDVRRVESVPVRCVEVDNPAHLYLAGRSMVPTHNSTIGLDFMRSCSIKHQQASVIFSLEMSKTEIVMRLLSAEAKIKLGDMRSGRMSDDDWTKLARRMSEISEAPLYIDDSPNLTMMEIRAKARRLHQKANLRLIVVDYMQLMTSGKKFESRQQEVSEFSRSLKLMAKELEVPVVAISQLNRGPEQRTDKRPQVSDLRESGSLEQDADMVMLLHRPDSIDRDDPRGGEADIILGKHRNGPTANITVAHQLHFSRFTNMAR; encoded by the coding sequence GTGGCTGTCGCTGACGACCTGGGTCGTTCCGACATGGAGGAGCCGCCCAGCGAGGATTTCGGCCGTCAACCGCCGCAGGACATGGCTGCCGAGCAGTCCGTCCTGGGTGGCATGTTGCTGTCCAAGGACGCGGTCGCCGACGTCCTGGAGCGTCTGCGTCCCGGCGACTTCTACCGCCCCGCGCATCAGAACATCTACGACGCCATCCTCGACCTGTACGGCCGGGGTGAGCCCGCTGACGCCGTCACGGTCGCCGCGGAACTCGACCGTCGCGGACTGCTCAAGCGCATCGGTGGCGCGCCGTATCTGCACACCCTGATTTCCACGGTGCCCACCGCCGCCAACGCCGGTTTCTACGCCGGCATCGTGGCGGAGAAGGCCACGCTGCGGCGCCTCGTCGAGGCCGGCACGCGCGTCGTGCAGTACGGCTACGCGGGCACTGAGGGCGCCGATGTGGCCGACCTCGTGGACCGCGCGCAGGCCGAGATCTACGACGTCACCCAGACCCGTAGCAGTGAGGACTTCACCGTCCTGGAGGAGCTGCTGCAGCCCACCATGGACGAGATCGACGCCATCGCGTCCCAGGGCGGTATCTCGCGGGGCATCCCGACCGGCTTCACCGAGCTCGACGAGATCACCAACGGTCTGCATCCGGGCCAGATGATCATCGTGGCCGCGCGCCCCGGTGTCGGTAAGGCGCTGGCGCTCGACACGCCGCTGCCCACGCCCGGCGGCTGGACCACCATGGGTGACGTCTCGGTGGGCGACGAGCTGATCGACGCCAACGGCCGGCCCACCCGCGTGGTCGCCGCGACTCCAGTCATGGAGGAGAGGCCCTGCTACGAGATCGACCTGTCCGACGGCACCACCATCGTGGCCGACGCGTCGCACCAGTGGCCGACCGGCCGCGGCATCGTCACCACCGCGACTCTGCGGCCCGGCGCTGACCGCCTCGAGCCGGCGCTGACCGCCGGTGGGCTGGCGGTGCTCACCCGGCCCGTGACGATCACCGATGTGCGCCGGGTGGAATCAGTGCCGGTGCGCTGCGTCGAGGTCGACAATCCCGCCCACCTCTACCTGGCCGGGCGGTCGATGGTGCCCACGCACAACTCGACGATCGGTCTGGACTTCATGCGGTCCTGCTCGATCAAGCACCAGCAGGCCAGCGTCATCTTCTCGCTGGAAATGAGCAAGACCGAGATCGTCATGCGACTGCTCTCGGCCGAAGCCAAGATCAAGCTCGGTGACATGCGCTCGGGCCGTATGAGCGACGACGACTGGACCAAGCTGGCCCGCCGGATGAGCGAGATCTCCGAGGCGCCGCTGTACATCGACGACTCACCGAACCTGACCATGATGGAGATCCGGGCCAAGGCCCGTCGTCTGCACCAGAAGGCCAACCTGCGGCTGATCGTCGTGGACTACATGCAGCTGATGACCTCGGGTAAGAAGTTCGAGTCCCGGCAGCAGGAAGTCTCGGAGTTCTCGCGGTCGCTGAAGCTGATGGCCAAGGAACTCGAGGTTCCCGTGGTTGCCATCAGTCAGCTGAACCGTGGTCCCGAACAGCGCACCGACAAGCGCCCGCAGGTGTCGGACCTTCGTGAGTCGGGATCGCTGGAGCAGGACGCCGACATGGTCATGCTGCTGCACCGCCCGGACTCCATCGACCGCGACGACCCGCGTGGTGGTGAAGCCGACATCATCCTGGGCAAGCACCGTAACGGTCCGACCGCGAATATCACTGTGGCACACCAGCTGCACTTCTCGCGGTTTACGAATATGGCGCGGTAG
- the rplI gene encoding 50S ribosomal protein L9: MKLILTTEVDHLGSAGDTVEVRDGYGRNYLLPRGLAIVATRGAERQANEIRRARDAKTVRDLDHANELKQAIEALGPVSLAVKAGADSGKLFGSVTAGDVVAAIKKAGGPNLDKRTVELPKTHIKSVGTHKIAVRLHPSVNVPVSLAVVAG; this comes from the coding sequence ATGAAGCTCATTCTGACCACTGAGGTCGACCACCTGGGTTCGGCCGGCGACACCGTTGAGGTTCGCGACGGCTACGGCCGTAACTACCTGCTGCCCCGCGGCCTGGCCATCGTGGCCACCCGTGGTGCCGAGCGTCAGGCCAACGAGATCCGTCGTGCGCGTGACGCCAAGACGGTTCGCGACCTGGACCACGCCAACGAGCTGAAGCAGGCGATCGAGGCCCTCGGCCCCGTGTCGCTGGCTGTCAAGGCCGGTGCCGACAGCGGCAAGCTGTTCGGTTCCGTGACCGCGGGCGACGTCGTCGCCGCGATCAAGAAGGCCGGTGGCCCGAACCTCGACAAGCGCACCGTCGAGCTGCCCAAGACGCACATCAAGTCGGTCGGCACCCACAAGATCGCGGTGCGTCTGCACCCGTCGGTCAACGTGCCGGTGTCGCTGGCTGTCGTCGCCGGATAG
- the rpsR gene encoding 30S ribosomal protein S18 produces the protein MAKATKRRPAPEKPVKTRKCVFCSKKAQTIDYKDTGLLRTYISERGKIRARRVTGNCVQHQRDIAIAVKNAREVALLPFSSSTR, from the coding sequence ATGGCCAAGGCCACCAAGCGGCGTCCGGCGCCGGAAAAGCCGGTCAAGACCCGCAAGTGCGTGTTCTGCTCCAAGAAGGCGCAGACCATCGATTACAAGGACACCGGACTGCTCCGGACCTACATCAGCGAGCGCGGCAAGATCCGTGCCCGTCGCGTCACCGGTAACTGCGTGCAGCACCAGCGCGACATCGCCATCGCCGTGAAGAACGCCCGCGAGGTTGCGTTGCTCCCGTTCAGCTCGTCGACTCGATAG
- a CDS encoding single-stranded DNA-binding protein, whose protein sequence is MAGDTTITVIGNLTADPELRFTPSGAAVANFTVASTPRMFDRQSNEWKDGEALFLRCNIWREAAENVAESLTRGSRVIVTGRLKQRSFETREGEKRTVMEVEVDEIGPSLRYATAKVNKANRSGGGGGGFGGGGGSRQSAGGGAPADDPWGSAPASGSFGGADDEPPF, encoded by the coding sequence GTGGCTGGTGACACCACCATCACCGTTATCGGAAACCTGACCGCTGACCCGGAGCTGCGTTTCACGCCGTCCGGTGCTGCTGTTGCGAACTTCACCGTGGCCTCGACGCCGCGGATGTTCGACCGGCAGAGCAATGAGTGGAAGGACGGGGAGGCGCTATTCCTCCGCTGCAACATCTGGCGCGAGGCGGCCGAGAACGTCGCCGAGAGCCTGACCCGGGGGTCGCGTGTCATCGTGACCGGCCGGCTGAAGCAGCGCTCGTTCGAGACCCGCGAGGGTGAGAAGCGCACCGTGATGGAGGTCGAGGTCGACGAGATCGGCCCGTCCCTGCGGTACGCGACGGCGAAGGTGAACAAGGCCAACCGCAGTGGCGGCGGCGGTGGCGGCTTCGGCGGCGGCGGGGGTTCCCGTCAGTCCGCTGGCGGCGGCGCTCCGGCCGACGACCCGTGGGGCAGCGCCCCGGCATCGGGTTCGTTCGGCGGCGCCGACGACGAGCCGCCCTTCTGA
- the rpsF gene encoding 30S ribosomal protein S6 — protein MRPYEIMVILDPTLDERTVAPSLETFLNVVRKDGGSVEKVDIWGRRRLAYEIAKHGEGIYAVVDLKAEPATVNELDRQLNLNESVLRTKVLRTDKH, from the coding sequence ATGCGTCCATACGAAATCATGGTCATTCTCGACCCCACACTTGACGAGCGCACCGTAGCTCCGTCGCTGGAGACGTTCCTGAACGTCGTCCGCAAAGACGGCGGCAGCGTCGAAAAGGTGGACATCTGGGGCCGTCGCCGGCTGGCTTACGAGATCGCCAAGCACGGTGAAGGCATCTACGCGGTTGTCGACCTGAAGGCCGAACCGGCCACGGTCAACGAGCTCGACCGTCAGCTGAACCTGAACGAGTCGGTGTTGCGTACCAAGGTCCTGCGGACCGACAAGCACTAG